The proteins below are encoded in one region of Hemiscyllium ocellatum isolate sHemOce1 chromosome 27 unlocalized genomic scaffold, sHemOce1.pat.X.cur. SUPER_27_unloc_1, whole genome shotgun sequence:
- the LOC132807145 gene encoding zinc finger protein 229-like encodes MSKLERDQDSHDVEKPWKCGDCGKEFKFPYLLDSHRRHHTGERPFTCLVCGKAFTQSSALLTHQRVHTRERPFSCSVCEKRFSDSSALRRHRWVHTGERPFFCSVCGKAFTQSRILQRHQHVHTGERPFTCSMCGKAFIDSSSLLTHQQIHTGERPFSCSICRKGFSCSSDLHKHRRIHTGERPFTCSVCGKGFSLSSNLYKHRRIHTGERPFTCSECGKRFTHSSALWRHQRIHTKERPFSCSVCGKGFNNSSVLQRHQRVHTGERPFSCTVCGKGFNNSSVLQRHQRVHTGERPFSCTVCGKGFIDSSSLWKHQPVHTGERPFTCSECGKGFATSSNLLTHQRVHTGERPFICSVCGKGFIDSSSLRKHQHIHTGEWPFTCSECGKGFANSSSLQRHHRVHTGEKPFLCFQCGKGFSQSSHLLKHQSSHTE; translated from the coding sequence ATGTCGAAGCTGGAGAGAGACCAGGATTCCCACGacgtggagaaaccgtggaaatgtggggactgtgggaaggaattcaaatTCCCGTACTTGCTTGACAGCCATCGCCGCcatcacaccggggagagaccattcacctgcctCGTGTGTGGGAAGGCATTCACTCAGTCCTCTGccttgctgacccaccagcgggtccacaccagggaAAGGCCGTTCTCCTGCTCTGTCTGCGAGAAGCGCTTCAGCGATTCATCTGCCCTACGGAGACACCggtgggtccacaccggggagaggccattcttcTGCTCCGTCTGTGGGAAGGCGTTCACCCAATCACGCATCCTGCAGAGACACCAGcatgtccacaccggggagagaccattcacctgctccatgtgtggGAAAGCCTTCATTGATTCATCttccctgctgacccaccagcagattcacaccggggagaggccattctcctgctccatctGCAGGAAGGGATTCAGCTGTTCATCCGACCTGCACAAGCACCGGCggattcacaccggggagaggccgttcacctgctccgtctgtgggaaaggattcagcTTGTCATCCAATCTGTACAAGCACCGGCGGATTCACACCGgtgagaggccgttcacctgctccgagtgcgggaagaGATTCACCCATTCGTCTGCACTGTGGAGACACCAGCGCATCCACACCAAAGAGCGaccattctcctgctccgtgtgtgggaaggggttcaATAATTCATCCGTCCTGCAGAGGCAtcagcgtgtccacaccggggagagaccattctcctgcacagtgtgtgggaaggggttcaATAATTCATCCGTCCTGCAGAGGCAtcagcgtgtccacaccggggagagaccattctcctgcacagtgtgtgggaaggggttTATTGACTCATCTTCCCTGTGGAAacaccaacctgtccacaccggggagaggccgttcacctgctccgagtgtgggaaaggattcgcTACTTCTTCCAACCTGCTGacacaccagcgggttcacactggggagagaccattcatctGCTCCGTCTGCGGGAAGGGGTTCATTGATTCATCTTCCCTGCGGAAACACCAGCACATTCACACAGGGGAGTGGCCTTTCAcgtgctccgagtgcgggaagggatttGCTAATTCCTCCAGCCTGCAGAGACACCATcgggttcacaccggggagaagccgtTCCTCTGCTTTCAGTGCGGGAAGGGATTTAGTCAGTCATCCCATCTGCTCAAACACCAGTCCAGTCATACTGAGTAG